One Candidatus Bathyanammoxibius amoris DNA segment encodes these proteins:
- a CDS encoding secondary thiamine-phosphate synthase enzyme YjbQ: MPIVSISKEIETNGYSDCRDITPEVEKAVRDSGITSGLVNVFIPGSTAGVTTIEFEDGVVSDLSGAMERLFPKGMSYKHNERWHDGNGFSHVRAAFLGPSLTVPFTDGKLQLGTWQQIVLLDFDNRKRERRYLINVMGDN, encoded by the coding sequence ATGCCTATCGTTAGCATTTCAAAGGAGATAGAAACAAACGGCTATTCAGATTGCCGCGACATAACCCCTGAGGTCGAGAAGGCCGTAAGGGACTCAGGCATAACCTCCGGCCTGGTAAACGTCTTTATACCGGGCTCAACGGCGGGCGTAACCACCATAGAGTTTGAGGACGGGGTGGTCAGTGACCTTTCCGGCGCAATGGAAAGGCTGTTCCCAAAAGGGATGTCCTACAAGCATAATGAGCGCTGGCACGACGGAAATGGTTTTTCTCATGTGAGGGCCGCGTTCTTAGGGCCTTCTCTTACCGTGCCTTTCACGGACGGAAAGCTCCAACTGGGCACGTGGCAGCAGATTGTACTGCTCGACTTTGACAACCGAAAACGCGAACGCCGCTACCTGATAAATGTTATGGGGGATAATTAA
- a CDS encoding ImmA/IrrE family metallo-endopeptidase — MSMVELTEWPDIVEMVEDKARTLLSRLNVKGPPVDAFALAKALGISVHIDRELGTRGYSRSRWGIGVIMLGSNNPGMSVRKHFTVAHEIGEMMLAGKVGQGYVEDASNHMAVSLLLPGDWFHRDAEATEFDLTALKNLYSTASNEIIAYRMVDFKPLIITIFDNGKLYRRKSSYATRAKKVFPLETKCMKAVNDRAEQVMLKDDGVSVTGWPIFKDGWKRVITKTEIEDFQ; from the coding sequence ATGAGCATGGTCGAGCTTACAGAATGGCCTGACATCGTCGAGATGGTGGAAGACAAAGCTAGGACGCTACTTTCAAGACTCAATGTCAAAGGCCCCCCTGTCGACGCCTTTGCCCTGGCAAAGGCGCTTGGCATCTCTGTGCATATAGACCGCGAACTCGGCACCAGAGGCTATAGCAGGAGCAGGTGGGGCATAGGCGTAATTATGCTGGGCAGTAATAACCCCGGGATGTCGGTCAGGAAGCATTTCACCGTAGCCCACGAGATAGGCGAGATGATGCTGGCAGGTAAGGTTGGACAGGGCTACGTCGAGGATGCAAGTAATCATATGGCCGTCTCGCTGCTGCTGCCCGGGGACTGGTTCCACAGAGACGCCGAGGCCACGGAATTTGATCTTACCGCATTGAAGAATCTCTATTCTACCGCAAGCAACGAAATTATTGCATACCGCATGGTGGACTTCAAACCCCTTATAATAACTATCTTCGATAACGGTAAGCTTTACAGGAGAAAGAGTTCTTATGCAACACGTGCAAAAAAGGTATTCCCTCTGGAAACAAAGTGCATGAAGGCCGTCAACGACAGGGCCGAGCAGGTGATGCTAAAGGATGACGGGGTGAGTGTTACAGGCTGGCCGATATTTAAGGACGGTTGGAAACGCGTAATAACAAAGACAGAAATTGAAGACTTTCAATAA
- a CDS encoding acyl-CoA dehydratase activase yields MLCVGIDIGSLSTDAVLMNDKKEVIASEVIATGASSKKAADKIWASMLATTGVLEKDIRYVVATGYGRIRVPFANEVVTEITCHGKGAHFFFPRARTVIDIGGQDSKVIKVDPNGSVLDFVMNDKCAAGTGRFLEVMARTLEIDLDEMGPLSLEGSGKLSISSLCTVFAESEVVSLIGADHKVPDICRALHMAISKRIAAQVRRVGVEGQVVMSGGVAKNVGMVKELEKLLGVKFRIAEEPQITGAVGAALIGLEAVERTEKKKVTAGAAAEPRTVSSGLKAEKGSNAQSILKAGASLEDDTLPRIGYLCTYTPVEIIRAAGFHPVRIKGAENCDGAAEEHLCANLCSYIKSVMEEKLSGALDDLEGMVFVNSCDGMRRLYDAWRAIDGDKKFNYIIDMPKTNDDAAVEYFAKLIVNFKEKLEVHSKRRITNEEIKDSINRYNRMRKRVKLFLHRCWSGYLSHSGYEVFSLLKQGINAVPEKFTDYLKLLMKDKRRVKDTNNAPRLLIWGGILEDEAIVKIIEDAGARVVADDLCSGTRFYDVLVEVNGDPFMSLANRYLKRSPCSRMVNASERISNVLTKIQEMSIHGAIYHSLKFCDHSLYDYPLIKKEFDKHNVPVLHLTCDYGRQNEGQLKTRIEAFLEQLQTAKN; encoded by the coding sequence ATGCTCTGCGTTGGCATAGACATTGGCTCCCTGTCAACGGATGCCGTGCTGATGAATGATAAGAAGGAGGTTATTGCCTCTGAGGTAATTGCCACCGGTGCCAGCAGCAAAAAGGCGGCGGATAAGATATGGGCCAGTATGCTCGCAACCACGGGGGTTTTGGAAAAGGACATAAGGTATGTGGTTGCCACAGGTTACGGAAGGATACGTGTACCCTTCGCGAACGAAGTGGTCACTGAGATAACCTGTCACGGAAAGGGCGCTCATTTCTTCTTCCCCCGCGCCAGGACCGTTATAGACATAGGCGGGCAGGACTCAAAGGTCATTAAGGTAGACCCCAACGGCAGCGTCCTCGATTTCGTGATGAACGACAAATGTGCCGCCGGCACGGGCAGGTTTCTTGAGGTAATGGCGAGGACGCTGGAGATAGACCTCGACGAGATGGGGCCTCTGTCGCTGGAGGGGAGTGGGAAGCTGTCTATAAGCAGTCTGTGCACGGTCTTTGCCGAGTCCGAGGTGGTCTCTCTTATCGGTGCCGACCACAAGGTGCCGGATATATGCCGTGCGCTGCATATGGCCATATCCAAGAGGATTGCCGCACAGGTCCGGCGCGTGGGCGTAGAAGGGCAGGTAGTGATGAGCGGTGGTGTGGCGAAGAACGTGGGTATGGTCAAGGAGCTGGAGAAGCTCCTGGGGGTAAAGTTCAGGATAGCCGAAGAGCCTCAGATAACAGGGGCCGTCGGGGCCGCGCTTATCGGCCTGGAAGCCGTTGAGAGGACTGAGAAAAAGAAGGTGACTGCCGGCGCTGCCGCCGAGCCGCGAACTGTTTCCTCAGGGCTGAAGGCGGAGAAGGGTTCAAACGCCCAGAGCATCCTTAAAGCAGGAGCCTCCCTTGAAGATGACACCCTTCCCAGGATAGGCTATCTTTGCACGTACACCCCGGTTGAGATAATACGCGCGGCGGGCTTCCATCCGGTCCGGATAAAGGGCGCGGAGAACTGTGACGGGGCCGCCGAGGAGCATCTATGCGCCAACCTCTGCTCTTACATCAAGTCGGTCATGGAAGAAAAACTTTCCGGGGCGCTGGACGACCTTGAGGGGATGGTCTTTGTGAATTCATGCGACGGCATGAGAAGGCTCTACGACGCCTGGCGTGCCATAGACGGAGACAAAAAGTTTAACTACATCATCGACATGCCCAAGACCAACGACGATGCCGCCGTCGAATACTTCGCCAAACTTATCGTAAACTTTAAGGAAAAACTGGAGGTTCATTCCAAACGGCGTATCACCAACGAGGAGATTAAGGACAGCATAAACCGCTACAACAGGATGCGCAAGCGGGTAAAACTCTTCTTGCACAGGTGCTGGAGCGGGTACCTCAGCCACTCCGGTTATGAGGTGTTTTCACTCCTCAAACAGGGTATCAATGCCGTGCCCGAGAAGTTCACCGATTACCTGAAGCTGCTTATGAAGGATAAGAGGCGGGTGAAGGACACCAACAACGCGCCCAGGCTTTTAATATGGGGCGGCATCCTGGAGGACGAGGCGATAGTGAAGATTATTGAGGACGCGGGGGCCAGGGTAGTGGCCGACGACCTGTGCAGCGGCACCAGGTTTTATGACGTGCTGGTCGAGGTCAACGGGGACCCGTTTATGTCGCTGGCAAACAGGTATCTGAAGAGGTCTCCCTGTTCAAGGATGGTGAACGCCTCTGAGAGGATAAGTAACGTACTCACGAAGATCCAGGAGATGTCTATCCATGGGGCGATTTATCACAGCCTGAAATTCTGTGACCACTCGCTCTACGATTATCCGCTCATCAAGAAGGAATTTGATAAGCACAACGTCCCCGTGTTACACCTTACCTGCGACTATGGCCGCCAGAACGAGGGCCAGCTAAAGACCCGCATCGAGGCCTTCCTGGAACAACTCCAGACCGCAAAGAATTAA